The bacterium genome includes a window with the following:
- a CDS encoding UvrD-helicase domain-containing protein, whose protein sequence is MPISDILEGLNEKQREAVTHPSGPLLIVAGPGSGKTRVLTHRVAYLIKEQHINPDQILGVTFTNKAAEEMRIRLRKLLSGGKNEDAQDSMPVIGTFHSFGNMVLRREAKHLGMKSDFVIYDEDDSISQIKKTMEALEINPKQFSPTSIKYAISGAKNELIGEKQFQEQAHGLWQEQVAKIYARYQENLKKNNALDFDDLICKLHELFKDNKDILKKYQDRFFHIMVDEYQDTNLAQYTLIKMLAGANRNICVVGDTDQGIYSWRGADIRNILAFEKDWPEAKMIFLEENYRSTQRILDAAQGLISKNVLRHDKKIYSQKIEGHPLFIYEAADSRGEANFISRTIQSLIIESAKKPKEEKISFRDCAVFYRTNAQSRIIEESFINEALPYRIVGGVRFYSRREVKDILSYLKIIQNPSDLVSLARVINVPARGIGEKSEKIIFKSLEKSGGNLTSWVKKTDLEELGLGAKVAESVKKFAGLISEIKNSEDLNLEKAIKKILVKIDYAKYLAAASPSSEEKIENLKELIAVAKKYAKLPLKEALVEFLAEASLFEETGRKIHDDAINLMTLHSAKGLEFKVVFIVGLEEGILPHSRSLADINQLEEERRLLYVGITRAKEKLYLLLSQRRNLGDIMQANAPSRFLREIPDHLMERVEEELGF, encoded by the coding sequence ATGCCAATTTCAGATATCTTGGAAGGCTTGAACGAAAAACAGCGCGAGGCGGTGACGCACCCAAGCGGACCTCTTTTGATCGTGGCCGGTCCGGGTTCGGGTAAAACCCGGGTTTTGACCCACCGGGTTGCTTATCTTATAAAAGAGCAGCATATAAATCCGGATCAAATTCTGGGAGTGACTTTTACCAATAAGGCGGCGGAAGAAATGAGGATCCGGCTTAGGAAATTGCTTAGTGGCGGAAAAAATGAAGACGCTCAAGACAGCATGCCCGTAATCGGGACATTCCACTCATTCGGCAATATGGTTTTGCGCCGGGAAGCCAAGCATCTGGGAATGAAATCGGATTTTGTGATCTATGACGAGGACGATTCGATATCTCAGATCAAGAAGACAATGGAGGCGCTCGAGATCAATCCCAAACAATTCAGTCCGACTTCGATAAAATATGCGATTTCCGGGGCAAAAAACGAGCTGATCGGCGAAAAACAATTCCAGGAGCAGGCGCACGGGCTTTGGCAGGAGCAGGTGGCGAAGATCTACGCGCGCTATCAGGAAAATCTCAAGAAAAATAATGCTTTGGATTTTGACGATCTGATCTGCAAGCTCCACGAGCTTTTTAAGGATAACAAAGATATCTTAAAAAAATATCAGGACAGATTTTTTCATATTATGGTTGACGAATATCAGGACACCAATCTGGCTCAATATACTTTGATCAAGATGCTGGCCGGCGCGAACAGGAATATTTGCGTGGTCGGCGATACGGATCAGGGGATCTATTCCTGGCGGGGCGCGGATATCAGGAATATCCTGGCTTTTGAAAAAGACTGGCCGGAAGCCAAGATGATCTTCCTGGAAGAGAACTACCGGTCAACCCAGCGCATACTCGACGCGGCTCAAGGGCTGATCTCAAAAAATGTCTTGCGCCATGACAAAAAGATCTATTCGCAGAAGATCGAAGGCCATCCGCTTTTTATTTATGAAGCTGCGGACTCGAGAGGCGAGGCGAATTTTATTTCCCGGACTATCCAAAGCCTGATCATCGAGTCAGCTAAAAAACCCAAAGAGGAAAAGATCAGTTTCAGGGATTGCGCGGTTTTTTATCGCACTAATGCCCAGTCGCGGATAATCGAAGAATCTTTTATCAACGAAGCTTTGCCATACAGGATCGTGGGCGGAGTGAGATTTTATTCCCGGCGCGAAGTAAAAGATATTTTGTCGTATTTGAAAATTATCCAGAATCCCAGCGATTTGGTCAGCTTGGCGCGGGTGATCAATGTGCCGGCGCGCGGCATCGGCGAAAAAAGCGAGAAAATAATATTCAAGAGTTTGGAGAAAAGCGGGGGAAATCTGACCTCTTGGGTTAAGAAAACCGATCTGGAAGAGCTTGGGCTTGGCGCGAAAGTTGCGGAGAGCGTGAAAAAATTTGCCGGTTTGATCTCGGAGATCAAGAATAGCGAGGACTTAAATTTGGAAAAAGCGATCAAGAAAATTTTAGTAAAAATAGATTACGCGAAATATTTGGCGGCTGCCTCGCCCTCGAGCGAGGAAAAAATAGAAAACTTGAAAGAATTGATCGCGGTGGCGAAAAAATACGCCAAACTGCCTTTGAAAGAAGCTTTGGTGGAATTTTTGGCGGAAGCGTCGCTTTTTGAAGAAACAGGGCGCAAAATCCACGATGACGCGATCAATCTGATGACCTTGCATTCGGCGAAAGGTTTGGAGTTCAAGGTGGTGTTTATTGTCGGGCTCGAGGAAGGCATTTTGCCGCACTCGAGAAGCCTCGCCGATATTAACCAGCTCGAGGAAGAGCGGAGATTGCTCTATGTCGGCATAACCCGCGCCAAAGAAAAACTTTATTTGTTGCTTAGCCAGCGCCGGAACCTGGGCGATATTATGCAGGCCAACGCGCCGTCGCGCTTCCTGCGCGAGATCCCGGATCATTTGATGGAGAGGGTGGAGGAAGAGTTAGGGTTTTAG
- a CDS encoding coenzyme F420-0:L-glutamate ligase — translation MDVLSPNKNKNLFISVDGVQYARMPVKTHVILEKDDLKTILSQYLKPYLKEGDVIFISEKIVAITQGRSYPIKDIKPSFLAKILVKFVHKTPSGIGIGSPWTMELAVREAGTIKIFLAALVAAITKPFGIKGMFYRIAGKEVAAIDGPCDYTLPPYNKYAKLGPKNPAAVAEFLKGKIGYDVMIIDANDLGVSVLGKSSKNISDDWARKVFRDNPLGQTNEQTPLCIVRKTNK, via the coding sequence ATGGATGTTTTATCGCCAAATAAAAACAAAAACCTGTTTATCAGCGTTGATGGCGTGCAGTATGCGCGGATGCCGGTTAAAACGCACGTAATTTTGGAAAAAGACGATTTAAAAACAATATTATCGCAATATTTGAAGCCTTATCTCAAGGAAGGCGATGTGATATTTATCAGCGAGAAGATCGTGGCGATCACGCAAGGCAGGTCTTATCCGATCAAAGATATCAAGCCGTCGTTCTTGGCGAAAATTTTGGTAAAATTTGTCCATAAAACTCCGAGCGGGATCGGCATCGGCAGCCCCTGGACAATGGAACTGGCTGTTCGAGAGGCGGGAACAATAAAGATATTTTTGGCTGCTTTGGTTGCCGCGATCACGAAACCTTTTGGCATTAAGGGTATGTTTTACAGGATTGCCGGCAAGGAAGTCGCCGCGATAGACGGTCCTTGCGATTATACTTTGCCTCCCTATAACAAATATGCCAAACTTGGGCCGAAAAATCCGGCCGCAGTCGCGGAATTTTTAAAAGGAAAGATTGGCTATGACGTGATGATCATTGACGCCAATGATCTGGGCGTATCGGTGCTGGGAAAATCCAGCAAGAATATTTCCGATGATTGGGCCAGGAAAGTTTTTCGCGACAATCCTCTCGGCCAGACCAATGAACAAACGCCGCTGTGCATCGTAAGAAAAACGAATAAATAG
- a CDS encoding putative glycoside hydrolase, which yields MKSKDRKIFLTIFFTLASGLILFLLFFKPAIKDKFISGDFDNLKPAMSIEKPEVHEKGDIEPEKPLADPPEAIKALYATSTSAGNPAKIDNFIKLIKKANLNAIVIDIKDYSGYVFYDSGIEDVAKYKAEKIMIPKINTLIKKLHDENIYVIARVVVFQDPRLAAARPELAVKNRITGGVWRDNLNLAWLDPGSQDVWDYIVKISQDAASRGFDEINYDYIRFPSDGRLSAMSFPFFDKKKITKEEGIKEFFTYLREKMGSVRISADVFGLTTSAKDDLGIGQIIENAYQNFDAVAPMVYPSHYAVGFLGFAEPARHPYEVVKYAIEKAVIKLEEYNSTKEVFGPREKELSNAKIRPWIQAFNMGDIYTVDKIKIQIKASDEAGGTGWMLWNPANNYSFLNNF from the coding sequence ATGAAAAGCAAAGATCGCAAAATATTTTTGACAATATTTTTTACCCTAGCTTCGGGTTTAATTTTGTTTCTTTTATTTTTCAAGCCGGCGATCAAAGACAAATTCATCAGCGGCGATTTTGATAATTTAAAACCGGCGATGAGCATTGAAAAGCCGGAAGTGCATGAAAAAGGGGATATTGAACCGGAAAAACCTTTGGCTGATCCGCCGGAAGCGATAAAAGCGCTTTATGCCACCAGTACATCCGCCGGAAACCCTGCTAAAATAGATAATTTTATCAAGCTGATCAAAAAAGCCAATTTGAACGCCATAGTTATCGATATCAAGGATTATTCCGGTTATGTGTTTTACGACTCCGGGATAGAAGATGTCGCCAAATACAAAGCGGAAAAAATAATGATCCCCAAGATCAACACTTTGATCAAGAAACTGCATGATGAAAATATTTATGTGATCGCGCGAGTGGTGGTTTTTCAGGATCCGAGATTGGCGGCCGCGCGGCCGGAATTGGCGGTCAAGAATAGAATCACCGGAGGGGTGTGGAGGGATAATTTGAATTTAGCCTGGCTTGATCCCGGTTCGCAAGATGTTTGGGATTATATTGTAAAAATTTCCCAAGATGCCGCCAGCCGAGGGTTTGACGAGATAAATTATGACTATATCAGGTTTCCTTCCGACGGGCGGCTCAGCGCGATGAGTTTTCCGTTTTTTGATAAAAAGAAGATCACCAAAGAAGAAGGCATAAAAGAATTTTTTACTTATCTTCGGGAAAAAATGGGCAGTGTCAGAATTTCCGCTGATGTTTTCGGATTAACAACTTCGGCTAAGGATGATCTGGGAATCGGCCAAATCATAGAGAATGCTTATCAAAATTTTGATGCCGTAGCCCCGATGGTTTATCCGTCGCATTACGCCGTAGGTTTTTTGGGTTTTGCGGAGCCGGCCAGGCATCCTTATGAAGTGGTAAAATATGCGATCGAGAAGGCGGTAATAAAACTCGAAGAATATAATAGCACAAAAGAAGTTTTTGGCCCTCGGGAAAAAGAATTAAGCAATGCCAAAATTCGCCCCTGGATCCAAGCTTTTAATATGGGCGATATCTATACCGTAGACAAGATCAAGATTCAGATAAAAGCCAGCGATGAGGCTGGCGGGACAGGGTGGATGCTTTGGAATCCGGCAAACAACTATTCGTTTTTAAATAATTTTTAA
- a CDS encoding NosD domain-containing protein yields MKELIRKRIGILAYAITVLILLSMVGAAYSNPLEVLFKAQVPPGTTGTQNCGQTSSLMVFSYYNGTIPTEQGIKDIDDWLNKTYGKKQPINNYNGAATTTSILEVLAKEYGGFTDSYQDKGWTIDKIKQEIDSGHPIIVSITAKYLSNRGYNYADGHFVVVTGYNATHIIVNDPGTSKGSSKYYLNSEFWDAMTCKSAENCNARRAGGSVVVVMPKTPPIPPKQKIVVLSPNGGENWPVESEQKIQWKYTGKQTTSVKIELQKGSSPLLTELIAIFVPTDYNGDGSYLWTIPATHETGTDYKVIVTSMENSKRTDTSDGYFTISAPAPPPTPTPTPTPTPAPTGPVHNVNKNTDYASIQAAINDANTGDEIDVYSGTYYENVNVNKQLTLKGIGNPVVDAHSSGSAITLSADGITLEGFTATNTSSSGAGIWIVSNNNTLFGNNAGPNNHFGIYMAYSSNNMLIGNNVSSNNAHGILMEGGNNNNTLIGNNVSSNNVDGIFLYSSSNNTLIDNNVSNNHRNGIYIWYSSNNNTVNGNSASNNSYGIVLEASIYNKVYQNNLVSNSYNGYDTSSNQWDNGTVGNYYSDYTGIDLNGDGIGNTPYPIPGGSSRDRYPLMNKWQN; encoded by the coding sequence ATGAAAGAATTGATTAGAAAAAGAATAGGAATATTGGCTTATGCCATAACTGTATTAATACTGCTTTCTATGGTAGGAGCGGCGTATAGTAATCCACTTGAAGTGCTATTTAAAGCACAAGTTCCACCAGGAACAACAGGAACTCAAAACTGCGGACAAACTTCCTCGTTGATGGTGTTCTCATATTATAATGGCACTATTCCAACCGAACAGGGAATTAAAGATATAGACGATTGGCTTAATAAAACATATGGCAAAAAACAGCCAATAAACAACTACAATGGGGCAGCTACAACTACCTCAATACTAGAAGTTTTAGCTAAAGAATATGGAGGATTCACGGATAGTTACCAAGACAAAGGATGGACAATAGACAAGATTAAACAAGAAATTGATAGTGGTCATCCTATTATTGTATCTATAACAGCAAAATATCTTTCAAACAGAGGATATAATTATGCAGATGGGCATTTTGTCGTAGTAACGGGATATAATGCCACTCATATAATAGTTAATGATCCAGGAACATCTAAGGGCAGTAGTAAATATTATCTTAATAGCGAGTTTTGGGATGCCATGACTTGCAAAAGTGCAGAAAATTGTAATGCCAGACGTGCTGGTGGTTCTGTTGTTGTGGTAATGCCAAAAACACCTCCAATCCCGCCAAAACAAAAGATTGTAGTTCTCTCTCCCAACGGCGGAGAAAACTGGCCGGTTGAAAGCGAGCAAAAGATCCAGTGGAAGTATACAGGAAAGCAGACAACATCAGTAAAAATTGAACTTCAAAAAGGTTCTTCTCCCTTGTTAACCGAACTCATTGCTATATTTGTCCCAACAGACTATAACGGCGATGGTTCGTATCTTTGGACTATTCCTGCCACCCATGAGACAGGAACAGACTACAAGGTAATTGTTACGAGTATGGAAAACTCAAAACGTACCGATACCAGCGATGGATATTTCACCATCAGCGCGCCAGCACCGCCTCCAACACCGACCCCGACACCAACGCCCACACCAGCACCCACCGGACCTGTGCATAATGTCAATAAAAATACTGACTACGCAAGTATTCAGGCAGCCATCAATGATGCGAACACGGGAGATGAGATTGATGTTTACAGCGGCACGTATTATGAAAACGTGAATGTAAATAAGCAGTTAACATTGAAGGGAATTGGAAATCCTGTCGTAGATGCCCATAGCAGTGGAAGTGCGATCACGCTTTCCGCGGACGGAATCACTCTTGAAGGATTTACCGCGACTAATACCAGCTCTTCAGGAGCAGGAATTTGGATTGTTTCAAACAACAATACGCTCTTTGGCAACAATGCCGGCCCGAATAATCATTTTGGTATCTATATGGCGTATTCCAGCAATAATATGCTGATTGGCAATAATGTTAGTTCAAACAATGCCCACGGCATTCTGATGGAAGGCGGAAACAATAACAATACATTGATCGGTAATAATGTCAGTTCAAACAATGTTGACGGTATCTTTCTGTATTCTTCCAGCAACAACACATTGATTGACAACAATGTATCGAATAACCACCGTAACGGTATTTATATATGGTATTCCAGCAACAACAATACAGTGAATGGCAACAGCGCCTCGAATAATAGCTATGGGATCGTTTTGGAAGCTTCTATCTACAACAAAGTTTACCAAAATAATCTTGTTAGCAATAGCTATAATGGTTATGACACAAGCAGCAATCAATGGGACAATGGCACTGTAGGCAACTATTACAGCGATTATACAGGCATAGATTTGAATGGCGACGGCATTGGCAATACTCCATATCCAATACCCGGAGGCAGCAGCAGAGACAGATACCCGCTGATGAATAAATGGCAAAACTAG
- a CDS encoding LysM peptidoglycan-binding domain-containing protein translates to MAIGVILVNQGLAMNPAGNNSLFNYTGSGLGGSEEQITESGLINTINYYVGLSSGKEYVGFDASLIPPDSELNSAANSGTDNFYDDVAIVIINNHSLIASANFSESVNAKKREVFVYEVKSGDTPSAIADSFGISTNTMLWANNLDLSSATKIKPGDKLVILPISGVRHVIKKGETVATITKKYSADKEEILAYNSLKEGDALETDSILIIPDGKMPAPPAPKKPKVILASISKNNEDLNNINTVAGDDYSPAQGRRFPWGQCTYYVAIRRYVPWNGHAKYWLANARAYGFKTGNTPQVGAIVATTENPRYGHVAYVEAVNNDKITISEMNFVGLGIKSVRVMSVNNPVIRGYIYDKE, encoded by the coding sequence ATGGCAATCGGCGTTATTTTAGTTAACCAAGGACTGGCTATGAATCCCGCGGGAAACAATAGTCTTTTTAATTATACCGGTTCCGGATTGGGCGGATCGGAAGAGCAGATCACCGAAAGCGGATTGATCAACACTATAAATTATTATGTCGGCTTGTCTTCAGGAAAAGAATATGTCGGCTTCGATGCTTCCCTTATCCCTCCTGATTCCGAGCTTAACAGCGCCGCGAATTCCGGTACGGATAATTTTTATGACGATGTGGCAATAGTAATAATAAATAATCACTCGCTTATTGCTTCGGCAAATTTTTCCGAAAGCGTGAATGCAAAGAAAAGGGAAGTTTTTGTTTACGAGGTTAAATCCGGCGATACGCCGAGCGCCATCGCGGATTCATTCGGTATTTCCACCAATACCATGCTCTGGGCCAATAATCTTGATCTGTCCAGCGCCACCAAGATCAAACCGGGCGACAAACTGGTCATTCTTCCGATAAGCGGAGTGCGTCATGTAATTAAAAAAGGCGAAACCGTCGCCACGATCACCAAAAAATACTCCGCTGATAAAGAAGAGATCCTGGCTTACAATTCTCTCAAGGAAGGGGATGCCTTGGAAACTGATTCTATCCTGATCATACCCGATGGCAAGATGCCGGCTCCTCCGGCGCCAAAAAAACCGAAAGTTATTTTGGCTTCTATCTCAAAAAACAACGAGGATTTAAATAATATCAATACTGTCGCCGGCGATGATTATTCCCCGGCCCAAGGCCGTCGTTTCCCGTGGGGTCAATGCACTTATTATGTCGCTATCCGCCGCTATGTACCATGGAACGGACACGCTAAATACTGGCTGGCGAACGCCAGAGCTTATGGGTTCAAAACCGGTAATACCCCGCAAGTAGGCGCTATCGTAGCTACCACGGAAAATCCGCGCTATGGACACGTGGCTTATGTAGAAGCGGTCAATAACGACAAAATCACGATCTCCGAAATGAATTTTGTTGGTTTGGGAATTAAATCAGTCAGAGTTATGTCGGTCAATAATCCGGTGATCAGGGGTTATATTTACGACAAAGAATAA
- a CDS encoding PrgI family protein, protein MQYPVPQFIDVEDTVVGPLTVKQTVILGLGAMIIFMSSLIFVAFIAVLIALPTIIAAILFAFYKPNGRPLYVLIANYFTYNFKPKLYIWRREPEGILIKRGIKKEALKENISAEYKIISRNRLQELAWMLDTQQAIAAEGERESV, encoded by the coding sequence ATGCAATATCCTGTTCCGCAATTTATTGATGTTGAAGACACGGTAGTTGGACCGCTGACAGTCAAGCAGACTGTCATTCTTGGATTGGGCGCGATGATTATTTTTATGTCCTCGCTGATATTCGTCGCTTTTATCGCCGTATTGATAGCTCTGCCGACCATTATTGCCGCCATTTTATTTGCCTTCTACAAACCCAATGGCCGGCCGTTGTATGTTTTGATCGCCAATTATTTTACTTACAATTTCAAGCCGAAATTATATATTTGGCGAAGAGAACCGGAAGGAATTTTGATCAAACGCGGAATCAAAAAAGAGGCGCTTAAAGAGAATATAAGCGCGGAGTATAAAATTATTTCCCGCAATCGGCTCCAGGAACTGGCGTGGATGCTGGATACTCAGCAAGCAATAGCGGCGGAAGGAGAAAGGGAATCAGTTTAA
- the rsmA gene encoding 16S rRNA (adenine(1518)-N(6)/adenine(1519)-N(6))-dimethyltransferase RsmA, which yields MFDLTNPDTIQSLLKKHNFAPNKFLGQNFLIDEKVLEKIIATANIKEGDNVIEIGPGLGVLTEALLAKGANVVAIEKDKDLIPVLEENLKEFKSLKIINDDFLEVDLEKLLLGHSMSKSNLDIECPSKYKVVSNIPYYITSPVLRKILTAETRPEEIVFLVQREVAERISAEPGQMSVISVFVQFYGTPSVVEIVKPESFWPAPKVESAILKIVVNKDSKVLSKQSTLLRPAFTKVSADKQGSEGFPPLFLRQAASKEGEKSFWRLVKIGFSSRRKTLANNLAAGLRLKPTEVRESLKTLGFSDKTRAQELGMEDWLKMREKFIN from the coding sequence ATGTTCGATTTAACCAATCCCGATACAATTCAAAGCCTGCTTAAAAAGCATAATTTCGCTCCCAATAAATTTCTTGGGCAGAATTTTTTGATTGATGAAAAAGTTTTGGAAAAAATTATTGCCACCGCAAATATCAAGGAAGGCGACAATGTGATCGAGATTGGCCCGGGATTGGGAGTTTTGACAGAAGCTCTGCTTGCCAAAGGCGCGAATGTAGTGGCGATCGAAAAAGACAAAGACCTGATCCCCGTGCTGGAAGAAAATTTAAAAGAATTTAAAAGTTTGAAGATTATCAATGATGATTTTTTGGAGGTTGATCTTGAAAAGTTGCTGCTTGGACATTCAATGTCCAAGTCCAACTTGGACATTGAATGTCCAAGCAAGTATAAAGTCGTATCAAACATCCCTTATTACATCACTTCGCCGGTATTGAGAAAAATTCTTACGGCGGAGACGAGGCCGGAGGAAATAGTTTTTCTGGTCCAGCGCGAAGTGGCGGAGCGAATTTCCGCCGAGCCGGGGCAAATGTCGGTCATTTCTGTTTTTGTCCAATTCTATGGCACGCCAAGCGTGGTAGAGATCGTGAAACCGGAGTCTTTTTGGCCGGCGCCAAAAGTGGAATCAGCGATCTTGAAAATTGTCGTGAATAAAGACAGTAAAGTTTTATCAAAACAATCCACCCTCCTTCGCCCCGCCTTCACTAAAGTTTCGGCGGACAAGCAAGGCTCCGAAGGGTTCCCCCCTTTATTTTTGCGGCAAGCCGCAAGTAAAGAAGGAGAAAAATCTTTTTGGCGATTGGTGAAAATCGGGTTTTCCAGCCGGAGGAAAACTTTGGCGAATAATTTAGCGGCCGGACTTCGCCTTAAACCAACCGAAGTCCGCGAATCGCTAAAAACGCTTGGTTTTAGCGATAAAACCCGCGCGCAGGAGTTAGGCATGGAAGATTGGCTGAAAATGCGCGAAAAATTCATAAACTAA